Proteins from a single region of Pseudomonas quebecensis:
- a CDS encoding Na+/H+ antiporter — protein sequence MQTAYTVLILLMLVSVSRLVGRVIPLPLPLVQIAAGALLAWPTLGLHVALDPELFLFLFLPPLLFSDGWRMPKRELWRLRGPILTLAVGLVLFTVVGAGYFIHWILPAIPLPVAFALAAVLSPTDAVAVSAISQNRLPTPLMHMLQGEALMNDASGLVTFKFALAAALTGVFSLADASLTFVLVAVGGLAVGVALSWLVGRLRAWMIARGWDDPATHVVFMLLLPFAAYVLAERLGASGILSAVAAGMMQSWLDLLPRQTSTRLLNRSVWSLLEFAFNGLIFLLLGLQLPDIIKAVVSHESTLWPTLLYRCLEVVAIFLVLVVLRFVWVQSIWRLSGLLRRLRGKSELTLVPTARSCWLLTVGGVRGAVTLAGVMSVPLLLAPGQDFPERDLLIFIAAGVILLSLIAACIALPLLLRGIEKSPDEKRHKEVREAWKKTAVAAIHALEIEESNETQDAAQAALATELKARIMSEYRHQLEVFNDSAEAQALALQLDQLESRLRLKALRAQRLELYRLSRQHQIGDDVLREVLADLDMSEANLGPRK from the coding sequence ATGCAAACCGCCTACACCGTTCTTATCCTGCTGATGCTGGTCAGCGTTTCGCGCCTGGTCGGGCGTGTCATCCCGTTGCCGTTGCCTTTGGTGCAGATTGCCGCTGGCGCCTTGCTGGCCTGGCCCACCTTGGGGCTGCACGTGGCGTTGGACCCTGAGTTATTTCTGTTTCTGTTCTTGCCGCCGCTGCTGTTCTCCGATGGCTGGCGCATGCCCAAGCGTGAATTATGGCGTTTGCGCGGGCCGATCCTGACGTTGGCGGTAGGGCTGGTGCTGTTTACCGTGGTGGGTGCCGGTTACTTCATCCACTGGATATTGCCCGCGATCCCGCTGCCGGTGGCCTTCGCCCTGGCGGCCGTGTTATCGCCGACCGATGCCGTGGCGGTGTCGGCCATTTCCCAGAATCGCTTGCCGACGCCACTGATGCACATGTTGCAGGGCGAGGCGTTGATGAATGACGCGTCGGGTCTGGTGACCTTCAAGTTCGCCTTGGCCGCGGCGTTGACCGGGGTGTTTTCGTTGGCCGATGCCAGCCTGACCTTCGTGCTGGTTGCCGTCGGTGGCCTGGCGGTGGGCGTGGCATTGAGTTGGCTGGTCGGGCGGTTGCGCGCTTGGATGATCGCACGCGGCTGGGACGATCCGGCGACGCATGTGGTGTTCATGTTGCTGCTGCCGTTCGCCGCCTATGTGCTTGCCGAGCGCTTGGGCGCCTCGGGCATTCTCTCGGCGGTGGCGGCCGGCATGATGCAAAGCTGGCTCGACCTGCTGCCACGCCAGACCAGCACACGCCTGCTTAATCGCAGCGTATGGTCGTTGCTGGAATTTGCCTTCAATGGCCTGATTTTCCTGCTGTTGGGCCTTCAGTTACCGGACATCATCAAGGCAGTGGTGAGTCATGAATCGACGCTGTGGCCGACCTTGCTGTATCGCTGTCTGGAAGTCGTCGCAATTTTCCTGGTCTTGGTGGTGTTGCGCTTCGTCTGGGTACAAAGCATCTGGCGCCTGTCGGGGCTGCTGCGACGGCTGCGTGGCAAAAGCGAACTGACATTGGTCCCAACCGCGCGCTCCTGCTGGCTGTTGACCGTCGGCGGTGTGCGCGGTGCCGTGACCCTGGCCGGTGTCATGTCAGTGCCGCTGCTGCTCGCGCCAGGCCAGGATTTTCCCGAACGTGATTTGCTGATCTTCATCGCGGCCGGGGTAATCCTGCTGTCGTTGATCGCCGCCTGCATCGCCTTGCCGCTACTGTTGCGCGGTATCGAAAAGAGTCCTGACGAAAAGCGCCATAAAGAGGTGCGCGAGGCTTGGAAAAAGACGGCGGTGGCCGCTATCCATGCGTTGGAAATCGAGGAGTCCAACGAGACACAGGATGCGGCACAGGCGGCGTTGGCCACCGAACTCAAGGCGCGAATCATGTCGGAGTACCGCCATCAATTGGAGGTGTTCAACGACTCCGCCGAAGCACAGGCGTTGGCGTTGCAACTGGATCAATTGGAAAGCAGGTTGCGGCTCAAGGCATTGAGGGCCCAGCGATTAGAGCTGTATCGGCTCAGCCGCCAGCACCAGATCGGCGACGATGTATTGCGCGAGGTGCTGGCGGACCTGGACATGAGCGAGGCCAACCTGGGGCCGCGAAAGTGA